From one Lycium ferocissimum isolate CSIRO_LF1 chromosome 7, AGI_CSIRO_Lferr_CH_V1, whole genome shotgun sequence genomic stretch:
- the LOC132062396 gene encoding ubiquitin C-terminal hydrolase 12-like — MYLWSYMSSITRECLSSLNDIEPYKHERKISEFTKLKNEVCSEEFTVGDCKWKLSLYPNGNSGQNGQNISVFLESVDAEGFDCKKKGGVNCYSAAAQSWGWPSFMPLCELNDPKKGFLVDDCCIVQADVSVVGVVNCLT; from the exons ATGTATCTTTGGAGTTATATGTCATCAATAACCAGGGAATGTTTGTCCTCATTGAATGACATTGAGCCTTATAAGCACGAAAGGAAGATTTCTGAATTCACAAAATTGAAGAATGAAGTGTGTTCTGAAGAGTTTACTGTTGGGGATTGTAAATG GAAACTTTCGTTATATCCTAACGGTAATAGTGGACAAAATGGCCAGAACATCTCCGTCTTTCTTGAATCAGTTGATGCTGAAGGATTTGATTGCAAAAAAAAAG GTGGTGTAAATTGTTACTCGGCTGCTGCACAGAGTTGGGGTTGGCCATCATTTATGCCATTATGTGAACTCAATGATCCTAAGAAGGGCTTCCTTGTTGATGACTGCTGCATTGTGCAAGCTGATGTTTCTGTAGTTGGTGTTGTCAATTGTTTAACTTAA